The Ensifer adhaerens genome contains a region encoding:
- the glcF gene encoding glycolate oxidase subunit GlcF produces MQTNFTAAQLADPHVAESEAILRKCVHCGFCTATCPTYVTLGDELDSPRGRIYLIKDMLENGRAADKETVTHIDRCLSCLACTTTCPSGVDYMHLVDHARVHIENTYRRPFKDRLARSVLAAVLPYPQRFRLSLKAAGLARPLAGLMKRVAFLKTLGVMLDLAPAVVAEPSASATPGVHAPKDKRVGRVALLSGCAQPVLKPEINEATIRLLTRFGVEVVVSAGEGCCGALVHHMGRENQALEAARRNVDAWLKVADEGGLDAIVITASGCGTTIKDYGHMLRLDPAYAEKAARVSALAKDITEYLATLDLPEQEARGMTLAYHSACSMQHGQKITLAPKQLLKRAGFVVRDPAEGHLCCGSAGTYNILQPEISAKLKARKVKNIEATKPDAIATGNIGCITQIASGTKIPILHTVELLDWAYGGAKPEEL; encoded by the coding sequence TTGCAGACCAATTTTACCGCCGCGCAGCTCGCCGATCCGCACGTGGCCGAATCCGAGGCCATTCTGCGCAAGTGCGTGCATTGCGGCTTCTGCACCGCGACCTGTCCGACCTATGTTACGCTCGGCGACGAGCTCGATAGCCCGCGTGGGCGTATCTATCTCATCAAGGACATGCTGGAGAACGGCCGGGCGGCCGACAAGGAAACGGTCACCCATATCGACCGCTGTCTGTCGTGCCTCGCCTGCACCACTACCTGTCCCTCCGGCGTCGACTACATGCATCTCGTCGACCATGCCCGCGTGCATATCGAAAACACCTATCGCCGCCCGTTCAAGGACCGGCTGGCGCGTTCCGTGCTCGCAGCCGTGCTGCCCTATCCGCAGCGCTTCCGCCTGTCGCTGAAGGCAGCCGGCCTTGCCCGGCCGCTCGCCGGATTGATGAAGCGCGTCGCCTTCCTGAAAACTCTTGGCGTGATGCTCGATCTGGCGCCCGCCGTCGTGGCGGAGCCCTCGGCTTCGGCCACACCCGGCGTTCATGCGCCCAAGGACAAGCGTGTCGGCCGCGTTGCGCTGCTCAGCGGCTGCGCCCAGCCCGTGCTGAAGCCGGAGATCAACGAGGCGACGATCCGGCTTCTGACGCGATTTGGTGTGGAGGTGGTCGTTTCGGCCGGCGAGGGCTGCTGTGGCGCGCTGGTGCATCACATGGGCCGCGAGAACCAGGCGCTCGAAGCCGCGCGCCGCAACGTCGATGCGTGGCTCAAGGTTGCCGACGAAGGTGGACTCGACGCCATCGTCATCACCGCTTCGGGTTGCGGAACGACGATCAAGGACTACGGCCACATGCTCAGGCTCGATCCCGCCTATGCGGAAAAGGCCGCACGGGTCTCGGCGCTGGCCAAGGACATCACCGAGTATCTGGCGACCCTCGACCTGCCGGAACAGGAGGCGCGCGGCATGACGCTCGCTTACCATTCCGCCTGTTCGATGCAGCACGGCCAAAAGATCACGCTTGCGCCGAAGCAGCTTCTGAAGCGCGCCGGCTTCGTCGTGCGCGATCCGGCCGAGGGCCATCTCTGCTGCGGTTCGGCCGGTACCTACAACATCCTGCAGCCGGAAATCTCGGCCAAGCTGAAGGCGCGCAAGGTGAAGAACATCGAGGCGACGAAGCCGGATGCGATCGCGACCGGCAACATCGGCTGCATCACCCAGATCGCCAGCGGCACCAAAATCCCCATCCTGCATACGGTCGAATTGCTCGACTGGGCCTATGGCGGGGCAAAGCCTGAGGAGCTCTGA
- a CDS encoding L,D-transpeptidase: protein MKRHASKVVAIAIATSTILVAASASAFTPAPVAGPKIQSSDIVLVATPKKPAKQYWRTKVRFRTDEAPGTIIVDTNNKFLYYIDGPNRATRYGIGVGRDGFGWSGVVKVGRKAEWPTWTPPAEMRRREAAKGRILPITQEGGIDNPLGARAMYLYKGGRDTIFRIHGTNQPWTIGQNMSSGCIRMMNEDVEHLYDRADVGTKVIVIGPGSKAGDTYFDDRGVDIFRQIFGG, encoded by the coding sequence ATGAAGCGTCATGCCAGCAAAGTGGTCGCAATCGCGATTGCGACCAGCACTATTCTTGTGGCCGCCAGCGCCTCGGCTTTCACGCCGGCGCCCGTAGCAGGCCCCAAGATCCAGTCGTCAGACATTGTACTCGTGGCCACTCCGAAGAAGCCGGCAAAACAATACTGGCGCACCAAGGTTCGCTTCCGCACCGACGAAGCCCCCGGCACGATCATCGTCGATACCAACAACAAGTTTCTCTACTACATCGACGGCCCGAACCGCGCGACGCGCTACGGCATCGGCGTCGGCCGGGACGGCTTCGGCTGGTCGGGTGTCGTGAAGGTTGGCCGCAAGGCCGAATGGCCGACCTGGACGCCGCCGGCCGAAATGCGCCGCCGCGAGGCCGCCAAGGGCCGCATCCTGCCGATCACCCAGGAAGGCGGCATCGACAACCCGCTCGGCGCCCGCGCCATGTATCTCTACAAGGGCGGCCGCGACACGATCTTCCGTATCCACGGCACCAACCAGCCCTGGACCATCGGCCAGAACATGTCTTCCGGCTGCATCCGCATGATGAACGAGGACGTGGAGCATCTCTACGACCGCGCCGACGTCGGCACGAAGGTCATCGTCATCGGCCCCGGCAGCAAGGCCGGCGACACCTATTTCGACGATCGCGGCGTCGACATCTTCCGCCAGATCTTTGGCGGCTGA
- a CDS encoding L,D-transpeptidase: protein MLKKSLLIAASLLTLVAGPAGAQDRYQNRPPVVVSPDLTAPWVMQLGGQQARTRQVIYRQQIPQATRKQFYQQGQVAKPQVKRRAVNPLIQPANAMRAQRPVKSKFDPQYLPQTVAYESKEKPGTIVIDTNNRFLYLVTGNGEARRYGVGVGKPGFEWAGAHKVTRKAEWPSWTPPQEMITREAAKGHYLPARMDGGPENPLGARAMYLGSTLYRIHGTNAPWTIGYAVSSGCIRMRNEDVVDLYERVKVGTKVIVI from the coding sequence ATGTTGAAAAAGTCTCTTCTTATAGCCGCCTCTCTTCTGACCCTCGTGGCTGGCCCGGCCGGAGCACAGGACCGGTATCAGAACAGGCCGCCCGTCGTCGTCAGTCCCGACCTCACCGCCCCCTGGGTGATGCAGCTCGGCGGACAGCAGGCGCGCACGCGGCAGGTTATCTACCGGCAGCAGATTCCGCAGGCCACCCGAAAACAGTTCTATCAGCAGGGACAGGTCGCGAAACCTCAGGTCAAGCGCCGCGCCGTCAATCCGCTGATCCAGCCGGCCAATGCCATGCGCGCCCAGCGGCCGGTGAAATCGAAATTCGACCCGCAGTACCTGCCGCAGACGGTCGCCTATGAGAGCAAGGAAAAGCCGGGCACGATCGTCATCGATACCAACAACCGCTTCCTCTATCTGGTGACCGGCAACGGTGAGGCACGGCGCTATGGCGTCGGTGTCGGCAAGCCGGGCTTCGAATGGGCCGGCGCCCACAAGGTCACCCGCAAGGCGGAATGGCCGAGCTGGACGCCGCCGCAGGAGATGATCACCCGCGAGGCGGCCAAGGGCCATTACCTGCCGGCGCGCATGGACGGCGGCCCGGAAAATCCGCTCGGCGCACGCGCCATGTATCTCGGCTCGACGCTCTACCGCATCCACGGCACCAACGCGCCCTGGACGATCGGCTATGCCGTTTCCTCCGGCTGCATCCGCATGCGCAACGAAGACGTTGTCGATCTTTACGAGCGCGTGAAAGTGGGCACGAAGGTTATCGTCATCTAA
- a CDS encoding DNA-3-methyladenine glycosylase I, which produces MTAKGIVIGEDGFLRCAWQGNLDDYRRYHDEEWGRPVTDDRRLFEKICLEGFQSGLSWLTILRKREAFRAAFAGFDFDAVAKFGDAEIGRCLADTGIVRHRGKIVSTINNARRAQELRQEFGSLAAYFWSYEPQAAERPQVVTYEAIVANPTTPTSTRISKDLKKRGWTFVGPTTIYAFMQAMGLVNDHIEGCHCRTVVEELRGKLARPQARVA; this is translated from the coding sequence ATGACGGCCAAGGGCATTGTGATCGGTGAGGACGGATTTTTGCGTTGCGCCTGGCAGGGCAATCTCGACGATTATCGTCGCTACCATGACGAGGAATGGGGGCGCCCGGTCACCGACGACCGCCGGCTTTTCGAGAAGATCTGCCTGGAAGGTTTCCAGTCCGGCCTGTCCTGGCTGACGATCCTGCGCAAGCGCGAGGCGTTTCGCGCCGCCTTCGCCGGTTTCGATTTCGACGCGGTCGCAAAGTTCGGCGACGCGGAAATCGGGCGTTGCCTTGCCGATACAGGCATCGTGCGTCATCGCGGCAAGATCGTCTCGACGATCAACAACGCGCGCCGCGCCCAGGAACTGAGGCAAGAGTTCGGTTCGCTGGCGGCCTATTTCTGGTCCTATGAGCCGCAGGCAGCCGAGCGTCCGCAGGTGGTGACCTATGAAGCGATCGTCGCCAATCCGACGACCCCGACCTCGACCCGCATTTCCAAGGATTTGAAGAAGCGCGGCTGGACCTTCGTCGGCCCGACGACGATCTACGCCTTCATGCAGGCCATGGGCCTCGTCAACGATCACATCGAAGGCTGCCACTGCCGCACGGTCGTCGAGGAGTTGCGTGGCAAGCTTGCAAGGCCCCAGGCCCGCGTCGCCTGA
- a CDS encoding DUF305 domain-containing protein — MSLKPLIAALALSACLGFPALAEESGHGSMHHGATETAMPKGDNSPSSKAFAEANARMHKDMDITYTGKADIDFVRGMIAHHQGAIDMAKVELEYGKDETLRKLAEEVIKAQEGEIRTMKAWLAKNGG; from the coding sequence ATGTCGCTGAAACCGCTGATCGCCGCCCTCGCGCTTTCCGCCTGCCTCGGCTTTCCTGCGTTGGCAGAGGAGTCCGGACACGGCAGCATGCACCATGGAGCGACCGAAACCGCGATGCCGAAGGGCGACAATTCGCCTTCGAGCAAAGCCTTCGCCGAAGCCAATGCCCGCATGCACAAGGACATGGACATCACCTACACCGGCAAGGCGGACATCGACTTCGTGCGCGGCATGATCGCCCACCATCAGGGCGCGATCGACATGGCGAAGGTGGAGCTCGAATACGGTAAGGACGAAACGCTGCGCAAGCTGGCCGAAGAGGTCATCAAGGCGCAGGAAGGCGAGATCAGGACGATGAAGGCGTGGCTCGCCAAGAACGGCGGCTGA